Sequence from the Kineosporia succinea genome:
AAGATATCGGACATCGGGGGCGCGAGGATCAGTTCGCCGTGTCCGTCAGCCCGTCCAGGAAGGCCACGTCGTCGGCCTCGAGGGTGAAGTCGACGTCGGCGTTCTCCGCGATCCGCGACGGGGTCGTGGACTTGGGCAGCGGCAGCACGCCCTTCTCGAGCAGGTAGCGGATGCTGACCTGCGCCACGGTCCTGCCGTACTTGTCGGCGATCTGCTTGACCTGCGGGTTGCCGAGGATCGCGCCGGTGGCCAGCGGCGAGTAGCCCTCGACGAGGATGTCGTTGGCCCGGCACCAGGCGGTGGTCTCGTCCTGGGTGTTGCCGATGAACCAGCGGATCTGGTTGACGTGCGGGCGGATCCGGGTGGCCGAGGTCAGCGCCTCCAGGTCGGCGACCTCGAAGTTCGAGACGCCGATCGAGCGGATCCGCCCCGCCTCGTGCAGCTCCTCCATGGCCTTCCAGACCGCCACGTTGCCCACCCGGTGGTCGGAGCCCGGCTCGGACCAGGGCCAGGGGGCGTGGATCAGGTACAGGTCGACCGGGCCGAGGTCGAGCAGCGAGCTGGACTCCTCGAACGTGGCGTGGGCCTGGTCGTAGTCCTTGACCTCGGCCGGGAGCTTGGTGGTGATGAAGATCTGGTCGCGAGGGATGCCGCTGTCGCGCACCGCCCGGCCCACGCTCGCCTCGTTGCCGTAGGCGCGCGCGGTGTCGATGTGGCGGTAACCGACCTTGAGCGCGGTGGTGACCGAGTCGTACGTGTCGGCGCCGTCCGGGATCTGCCAGGTCCCGAAACCCAGCTGGTGGATCTGCACGCCGTTGCTGAGGGTGAAGAACTCCGTGAGCGATGACATGTACGGCACCCTAGGTCGGCCTGTCGAGGACGCACCTCGGAGACGACGGCGACGGCCGCGGCGAGCCCGGGGTGGTCACCCGCGTCGACACCACGGCCCCGGGCACGAGCTGCGTGGGGTGCTGGGGACGGGCGCCGGTGTGGTCGAGACCAGCGATTCGCCGACGTTCCACGAGCTCACCGCCCGCGACCCGCGCGCCGGTGAGGAGGTCTACGCGATCGACCTGGGGGGTCCGGGAGCCGAGGTTCAGCGGTCGCGGTCGGCCAGCGCCCGGGCCCGGCCGTTGCCGACCAGCCCGAGCAGGGCCAGGTCGACGGCCAGGCCCGCGACCGCGGCGAACTGGGAGGCGGCGAACAGGAACACCTGGGTCAGGAGCAGGCTGGTCAGGGCCGAGCGCTGGAACCACCCCAGGGCGCTGTGCCGGTCGTGCGTGCGCCACCGCCGCAGGCCCAGCGCGACGAAGACGAGCGAGGCGGCGGTGCCGGTGAGCACTCCGGACAGGGTGATCGCGTACGAGCTCCCCGACCGCCACAGGCCGATCGTGACCAGCGCGGCGCCGACCGCCTGGACGACGAACAGGACCCCGAGAACCGGTGCCGCGAAACGGGATCCGGCCAGGCGGTCGAAGAGTCCCCAGACCCGGTGCCAGAGCCGTTCGAGGCGCTGCGGCACGGTCGGCGTGCGCGGCTCGACCTGGCTCAGCAGCTCGTGCAGCGGGCGGGCACCGCGCACGTCGCCGAGCGCGTCGAGGGTGCGCAGCACCTCCTGGCGCCGGGTGTCGGTGAGCCGCCCGGCCAGCCCGTCGACCAGAACGTGAGCGGCGTTGGCGACCTTCTCCTCGTCGGTCAGCGGCCGGTAGCGGCGCCAGGCGTGGGCGCCGACGACGAGCCCGGCGAACACCACGTACATGATCGCGGCGGCGGGCTCGAAGAAGTAGTCGTTGTCGGCGGTCACGAACTTGCCGACCTCGTCGATGAACAGGCCGAAGCCGATGCCGCCGAGCAGGGCGGCGATCGGGCGCGGCCCCGGGCCGATGTACGAGAACCCCAGCGTCAGGCCGACCAGCATGAGCAGGCCGCCCGGGAGCACGTGGGCGACGTGCAGTCCGCTGTCGCCGCCGATCTGCGGGTAGCCGGTGAGCGCCAGGTAGGCACGGGTCACCAGGATCGTCGAGACCGCGGCGACGACGAAGGTCGTCAGGTGCACGGACGCCTTCTCGGAGCGCACGAGATCGAGGCGCAGGGCGTGCTGGAGGGATCGGGCGGGACCTTGACTGGGCACGGTTCACCGTAGGCGAGGGCGTTCACGGGCGCCCGCCCGGACCACGACGGCAGGTGGGTGACCGTCCGACGCCGGCCCGACGCGTCCTGGATCGCCCCTGCGGGTGACGCACACCGGTCGATCTTGCTCGGGTCCCGTCACGGCCGACAACTGACGGGGGTGCAGTAGGACGCCCGTGTCTTGCACCAGGGTCGAAGGTCGGGGCCCCAGGGTCGAAGGACGGGATCGGTCGATGGAAATCGGGTGCGGCGTGCTCGCCGCGGTGCTGCTGGCGGTGGCCGTCCGGCTGCTGGTGGTACGAACCGGGACGGGAGAGAACTTCCGGCGCTGGATCCTGGGCGCGGTGTCCGTGATCGCGGCCGCCGGCCTGGTCGCGTCGGGACTGGACGTCCTGGGCCTCCCGGGGGCCGCGCTGGTCTTCCCGCTCGGCGCCGGTCTCGGCTGCCTGGGCCTCTACCACGCGCTGATCCTGTGGATGCAGGCCTTCACCGGCACCCGGGCCACCAGCGAGAACGCCAACACCGCCGGGGCCCTGCTGGTCGTGATGGCGATGGGCAACCTGGCGGGCTCCGGATCGGGGCTCTGGCAGCTGCAGGCCGGCCTGTTCGCGGCCGGGGCGGCGGTCGTCGCGCTCGGCGCCTCGCTGTGGATCGCGGTGCAGGCCGGGCTGACCGGTGACCGGCCGATGCGGGTCACCGTGCTCGCGGCCATCACCTTCGCGGTCACCGGGTCGCTGGCCCTGGTGTTCCCGGAGGCCGCCCGCACCGCGATCGTGCCCGCCTGGCTGCTGGGCGCCCTGGTCCTCGCGGCGCCCGCGGCCCGGCCGGGAAACGTCCCGCGCTCGGGCGCCGCGGTGGCCCTGAACCGTCCCTCGATCTACGGGTCGCTGCTGGTGCTCGCGGCCGGGCTGGTCACGCTGGCCGTGCAGGCGGTGGTGCGGGGTGAGTCCGGTGGAGTCGTGGTCGTGCTGGTCACCGGTGGGGTGCTGCTGGCCGGGCACCGGATGGTCGCGATGGTCGGCGATCTCACCGACCTGACCCGCACCCGGCAGGAGGCCCTGACCGACGAGCTCACCGGCGTCGCCAACCGGCGCTCGTTCCTGGCCGCCGTGGACACCGCGGTCGAGCTCGGCGGGCCGGTGTCGCTGCTGATCATCGACCTCGACCGGTTCAAGGAGGTCAACGACCGCTACGGCCACGCTACCGGCGACGAGCTGCTGCGGCACGTGACCCGCGCCTTCACCCGGCGGCTGCCGCCGCACGCCCGGCTGGCCCGGCTGGGCGGCGACGAGTTCGCCGTGCTGGTCGAGGACACCTCACTGATCCCGGCCGTCGGCGTCGCCGAGCAGCTGCTGGAGGCGCTGACACCGCTGCGGCAGGACGGGCCCGGCGGGCGGGCGCTCGAGGTCGGGGCCAGCATCGGCGTGGCCCGGCTGGAGCCCGGGCTGATGGACGCCGGTGAGCTGCTGCGCCGGGCCGACGTGGCGATGTACCAGGCCAAGGTCGCCGGGCTCGGGGTGCGGGCGTACGACCGGGGTCTGGACACCGCGGTGCGCGAACGGCGGCAGTTGCTGGAAGAACTCCGGGTGGCTCTGCACCCGGACGCGCCGGAGCAGATCGTCGTGCACTTCCAGCCGCAGGTGGACGCGTGGAGCGGCGAGGTCGTGGGGGCGGAGGCCCTGGTGCGCTGGCAGCACCCGCGGCTGGGCCTGCTCTACCCCGACCGCTTCCTCGACCTGGCCGAGGAGCACGGGCTGATGCCCGCGCTGACGCACCGGGTGCTGCACAGTGCCGTCGCGAGCAGCCGCGACTGGCGGGAGGAGGGCCGGGAGCTGCGTGTCTCGGTGAACCTCTCCCCCTCGTGCCTGACCGACCCCCGGCTCCTGCCGACGATCGACGCGCTCCTGCTCGACGGCGAGATCCGGCCCGACGAGCTGATGCTCGAGGTCACCGAGACCTCGCTGATGACGAACCAGGACGAGGCGCTGGCCGCCCTGCGCGCGATCAGCCGCCGCGGGGTCGGCCTGAGCATCGACGACTACGGCACCGGGTTCTCGTCGCTCAGTTACATGAACATCCTGCCCGCCACCGAGCTCAAGATCGACCGCTCGTTCACGGTGCGCGTGGTCGAGGACGAGCGCACGGCCGCCATCGTGGCCGGCACCGCCGAGCTGGCGCACCGCCTGGGCATGCGCCTGGTGGCGGAGGGCACCGAGGACGTCGCCGCCCTGCACCGGGTGCGCGAGCTCGGCTGCGACATCAGCCAGGGGTACCTGCACAGCCGGCCGCTGGCCCCACCGGCCTTCCGGGAGTGGCTGGGCCGGCAGCGGGCCGAGGCCGCCGTCTGAGGACGGCGTGTCCGGGAACGGCTCAGATCCGGAACCGCCGCACCACGTTCTGCAGTTCGCGCGCCGAGGCGTCGAGCTCCCCGGCCGCCGCCCCGACCTGGGCCAGCTCGGCCGACGTGCGCTCGGTGGCCCGGGCCACCAGCCCCACGTTGGCCGCGATCTCGCCGGAGCCGTCGGCGGCGCCCGCGACGTTGCGGGTCATCTCCGCCGTCACTGCGGTCTGCTCCTCCACCGCCGCCGCGATGGTGTTCTGGTAGGTGCTGATGTGGTCGATCACCTCGGTGATCTCGCTGATCGCGGCCACCGCGGCGCCGGTGTCGGCCTGGATGGTCTGCACCTTGTGGACGATGTCGTCGGTCGCCTTGGCGGTCTCGTGCGCCAGTTCCTTGACCTCGTTGGCGACCACGGCGAACCCCTTGCCCGACTCCCCGGCCCGGGCGGCCTCGATCGTGGCGTTCAGCGCGAGCAGGTTGGTCTGCTCGGCGATCGCGGTGATGGCCTGCACCACGGTGGCGATCTCGGCCGACGCCTCGCCCAGGCGTCCCACCACCTGGCTGGTGCTCTCGGCGCTGCCGACGGCCTGCGCGGCGACCCGGGCGGCCTCGGTGGCGTTGGTCGCGATCTCCTGGATGGCCGCGCCCATCTCCTGGCTGCCCGCCGCGACCGTCTGCACGTTGGCGGACACGTCGTCGGCCGCGGACGCGACCCGGCCCGCCTGCTGGGCACTCTCGTCGTTGCTGGCCGCCAGGCTCGCCGCGGTACCGGTCAGGCCGGACGACAACGACGTCAGCGTGGTCGACGCCTGGGTCAGGGCGTGCACGGCGGCCCGGGTGCTGGCGACCGCCTCGTTGAGCGCGGCGTCGGCGGTGGCCACCTCGTCACGGCCCTGCGGCGTCGGGGTGTGGGTGAGGTCGCCGTCCGCGACCCGGCGCAGCGATCCGACCGTGCGGCTGAGGGGCCCGGTGATGCTGCGGGTGACGACGTAGGCGAGCAGGGCGGCCAGCCCGATCGCGATCACCAGCACCGTGACCACCAGGGCCCGCACGGTGCGGGCACTACTCGCGGCGTCGGCGCGCTCCCGCGCCGTGCGCTCGTTCACCGACGTCACCAGGGAGCCGGTCTGTTCCAGGATCTTGCTGTAGCTGCTGTAGCCGACGTCGAGGATCTCGGCGTCCCCGGCGGCCAGGTCGCCCCGCCGGAACAGGCCCGCGGCCTTGTCGTCGGAGGCGAAGTAGGCGGTCCAGTTCTGCGAGAGCGCCTCGAACGTGGCCCGTTCCGAGGCCGTGGCCGATCCCAGTGGGAAGGCCTCGAGGAATGCCAGCAGCTTGGCCTTGTCGGCGAGGAACCCGGCCCGGTTGGGCGAGTCGTCGGCCAGCGGGTTCCTCACGCCGGGGCGGCGGGTGTCCCAGGCGTAGGCCACCTGCCAGCCGGAGATGTCGGCGTTGTAGAACGAGATCGTGTCGATGGCCTGCACCAGGTCGCTGAGGTGCTCGACCCGGGTCGCGGACGCCCGCTGTCTCGACTGGCCGACCAGGGCCGCACCGGTCGCCGTGGTCAGCAGGAGCACGACCACCGCGAAGGCTGTCCCCAGCCGGGTCCCGATGCGGACATTGCGCAACTGCATCAGCACGTGTTCCTCCCCCGAGGCGCCGGCCCGGCGGGCACGGCACCCGTTGTTGTTCGGGACCGGGGCGCCGGAGTTGAGCGCGCGACGTCAAGGACCCTCCGGCGATTGAGGGACGCTTCGACGCACTTGCGTCTCTTTCGTCACAGTTCTCGAGTCAAGCTGGGTTCGATCCACCTGTCCCCGCGGAGGTGCGCGTGACCAGTTTTCGTCTCCGGGACCACCGGCACCGGCCCCAGGAGGTCCTGACGATCAGGGTCGCCTCGGGCCCGGACGACGAGATCGCCGTGCGGGCCCTCGACGACGCCGCCTTCCCGGCCGGTCAGGACGACGTGGTCCGGGCCGACCCGGGTGAGCTGGAGGAGGGGGTGGCCCGGGGTGACATCCACGTCCTGCAGCGCGGCGACGCGATCGCCGCGTACGCCCATCTCGACAGCTCCGATCCCGGGCACGTCTACATCGCGGGATTCGCCGTGCACCCGGACGTGCAGTCGGCCGGGCTCGGCAGTTACATGATCGGGCGCCTGATGCACGACCGGCGCGACGAGCTGAACCGCATTCCGGTGACCGCGGTGTCGTCACCACACAATCACGCGATGGCGAGTCTTCTGCTGCATCACGGATTCGCGGTGCGCTGGGCCCTGCGGGACTTCTTCGGACCCGGTGTCGACCGCTACGGATTTCAGCTCCGCCGAACGCCCCATCGGCCACCGGAAAACGGGTTTCCGGGAAGAACCGAAGTGGTCTCCGCCGACCGCCCGGACACGCTATTCTCACTCGTCGCGGGCGAGGGAATGGTGGCCCGTGAACTGATCCGGACCGACTCGGGGCCGACGTTCGTGCTGTCCGCGCCGTATCCCGACGAGTTCCTGCCCTGTGCGCCACCGGG
This genomic interval carries:
- a CDS encoding aldo/keto reductase; the protein is MSSLTEFFTLSNGVQIHQLGFGTWQIPDGADTYDSVTTALKVGYRHIDTARAYGNEASVGRAVRDSGIPRDQIFITTKLPAEVKDYDQAHATFEESSSLLDLGPVDLYLIHAPWPWSEPGSDHRVGNVAVWKAMEELHEAGRIRSIGVSNFEVADLEALTSATRIRPHVNQIRWFIGNTQDETTAWCRANDILVEGYSPLATGAILGNPQVKQIADKYGRTVAQVSIRYLLEKGVLPLPKSTTPSRIAENADVDFTLEADDVAFLDGLTDTAN
- a CDS encoding GNAT family N-acetyltransferase, which encodes MTSFRLRDHRHRPQEVLTIRVASGPDDEIAVRALDDAAFPAGQDDVVRADPGELEEGVARGDIHVLQRGDAIAAYAHLDSSDPGHVYIAGFAVHPDVQSAGLGSYMIGRLMHDRRDELNRIPVTAVSSPHNHAMASLLLHHGFAVRWALRDFFGPGVDRYGFQLRRTPHRPPENGFPGRTEVVSADRPDTLFSLVAGEGMVARELIRTDSGPTFVLSAPYPDEFLPCAPPGSGKDAAQMGTPGT
- a CDS encoding putative bifunctional diguanylate cyclase/phosphodiesterase, with protein sequence MEIGCGVLAAVLLAVAVRLLVVRTGTGENFRRWILGAVSVIAAAGLVASGLDVLGLPGAALVFPLGAGLGCLGLYHALILWMQAFTGTRATSENANTAGALLVVMAMGNLAGSGSGLWQLQAGLFAAGAAVVALGASLWIAVQAGLTGDRPMRVTVLAAITFAVTGSLALVFPEAARTAIVPAWLLGALVLAAPAARPGNVPRSGAAVALNRPSIYGSLLVLAAGLVTLAVQAVVRGESGGVVVVLVTGGVLLAGHRMVAMVGDLTDLTRTRQEALTDELTGVANRRSFLAAVDTAVELGGPVSLLIIDLDRFKEVNDRYGHATGDELLRHVTRAFTRRLPPHARLARLGGDEFAVLVEDTSLIPAVGVAEQLLEALTPLRQDGPGGRALEVGASIGVARLEPGLMDAGELLRRADVAMYQAKVAGLGVRAYDRGLDTAVRERRQLLEELRVALHPDAPEQIVVHFQPQVDAWSGEVVGAEALVRWQHPRLGLLYPDRFLDLAEEHGLMPALTHRVLHSAVASSRDWREEGRELRVSVNLSPSCLTDPRLLPTIDALLLDGEIRPDELMLEVTETSLMTNQDEALAALRAISRRGVGLSIDDYGTGFSSLSYMNILPATELKIDRSFTVRVVEDERTAAIVAGTAELAHRLGMRLVAEGTEDVAALHRVRELGCDISQGYLHSRPLAPPAFREWLGRQRAEAAV
- a CDS encoding methyl-accepting chemotaxis protein produces the protein MQLRNVRIGTRLGTAFAVVVLLLTTATGAALVGQSRQRASATRVEHLSDLVQAIDTISFYNADISGWQVAYAWDTRRPGVRNPLADDSPNRAGFLADKAKLLAFLEAFPLGSATASERATFEALSQNWTAYFASDDKAAGLFRRGDLAAGDAEILDVGYSSYSKILEQTGSLVTSVNERTARERADAASSARTVRALVVTVLVIAIGLAALLAYVVTRSITGPLSRTVGSLRRVADGDLTHTPTPQGRDEVATADAALNEAVASTRAAVHALTQASTTLTSLSSGLTGTAASLAASNDESAQQAGRVASAADDVSANVQTVAAGSQEMGAAIQEIATNATEAARVAAQAVGSAESTSQVVGRLGEASAEIATVVQAITAIAEQTNLLALNATIEAARAGESGKGFAVVANEVKELAHETAKATDDIVHKVQTIQADTGAAVAAISEITEVIDHISTYQNTIAAAVEEQTAVTAEMTRNVAGAADGSGEIAANVGLVARATERTSAELAQVGAAAGELDASARELQNVVRRFRI